Proteins from one Sulfurovum sp. TSL1 genomic window:
- a CDS encoding c-type cytochrome, giving the protein MKKIAIAMLFAGSTLLMADGAAAYAKCVGCHGANGEKAALGKSAVIKGQDAAKTVEQLNGYKAGTLNQYGMGGLMKGQVASMDDATIKAVADYIAAMK; this is encoded by the coding sequence ATGAAAAAAATTGCAATCGCGATGTTATTTGCTGGATCTACATTACTTATGGCTGATGGTGCTGCTGCTTACGCTAAATGTGTTGGTTGTCATGGTGCAAACGGAGAAAAAGCTGCTCTAGGTAAATCTGCTGTGATCAAAGGTCAAGATGCTGCAAAAACAGTTGAGCAACTTAACGGTTATAAAGCAGGTACACTTAACCAATATGGCATGGGTGGTCTTATGAAAGGTCAAGTAGCTTCTATGGATGATGCGACGATCAAAGCTGTTGCAGATTACATCGCAGCAATGAAATAA
- a CDS encoding cytochrome C: MKTTTKLAVAALLGMTLLSSTASADVKKGQKIYLKKLKAPCGFNGVKFAQSHTQDEWEAIHEAGKFEDEIKKICPKVKKFKAKYIPDVYDFAYEYASDSGNVPSC; this comes from the coding sequence ATGAAGACTACAACTAAATTAGCAGTTGCTGCTTTACTTGGTATGACATTACTTTCATCAACTGCATCTGCAGATGTGAAAAAAGGTCAAAAAATTTATCTTAAGAAGCTTAAAGCTCCTTGTGGATTCAATGGTGTTAAGTTTGCACAATCACATACGCAAGATGAGTGGGAAGCGATCCATGAAGCTGGTAAATTTGAGGATGAAATCAAGAAAATTTGTCCAAAAGTAAAAAAATTCAAAGCAAAATATATTCCAGATGTATATGATTTTGCATATGAATATGCAAGCGATTCAGGTAACGTACCGTCTTGTTAA